From a region of the Branchiostoma floridae strain S238N-H82 chromosome 13, Bfl_VNyyK, whole genome shotgun sequence genome:
- the LOC118428539 gene encoding collagen alpha-1(I) chain-like, whose amino-acid sequence MDSSAHRQPKPPTHASSPSQVTLSSPRICCSSAKQSWSVFMYPMTYIHSHCIATMAETVAKLALKYAVLFSLLFYRWDVLASREVVEKGTCSKPCTNITVVAEPGPKGDVGPKGETGPHGARGPRGERGRMGLVGAVGPPGAPGRTGTTGRPGEKGEPGPPGLKGVEGDQGPPGGYGATGTPGNQGQPGAQGSPGPSGSKGMPGDQGLPGEKGEKGELGVQGLPGWKGTKGDTGDPGSPGEKGEKGSPGVEGSPGPPGPPGAGLPGEKGNKGEPGQGQANPMALSFLTPGAPGSRGLPGEKGNKGDTGQTGADGSPGPSGPAGVRGLPGFKGEQGDPGEAGEAGPSGQKGSKGDTGKTGPSGLSFAAGPPGLRGLPGQKGNRGAAGQAGVNGVPGAPGEPGAGLRGEKGMKGDPGETGGAGSPGTPGVKGDKGDPGEISERTLSLLQSESVGPRPAPGGEKGEKGASGKPGARGSPGIPGHPGVQGRPGVGLTGEKGAKGDPGRKGEAGRTGERGAKGSAGAPGSAGDKGSKGEQGKTGYPGLPGRLGDEGKPGYKGDTGVPGPPGVQGPPGERGTPVKGDKGDKGRPGETGAPGANGQPGISGQKGDKGDAGRSCESSCTGVLGHAGQLGDAPVVAFSATLKVRILNAPENTVVTFDMVHTNVGNAYEKKTGKFKPPVSGIYMFSFSGMTTRVEGSAYWSRLKKNGEAIVSLYDRSNGDHLSSSNSAILRLQPGDEVWVELDGRSSMWSDPGGYVSFSGYLIHHIVKMNLASEPSLGCPVFGESHTSSNLKKPSHFLSKRGGVLPDLLLLVFDFSKIMIEIIYTEGLLGVNMLRVFSFQGHVKRLNVTKGSRTPALPVKMAGLAGLMMVKLVTMAYLLVNRGCAVMSASQVDEQGTCSKPCTNITVVASPGQKGDMGLRGEPGAQGPLGVKGKKGDRGSMGLVGPIGIPGAQGNPGDVGASGEKGERGLKGIYGPPGRKGDTGDPGDPGVRGFPGVKGPPGEKGSPGWLGLPGRPGKKGGKGDPGRRGANGQAGVPGPPGVGSPGRKGEKGEPGRTSAAGASSLVIPGPPGSIGLPGEKGDKGTPGRTGAVGLPGIPGRPGEGVTGKKGAKGDEGKIGATGVPGEKGEKGVEGRTGPPGLPGQDGVAGEKGEKGEPAEVRTTRVRGVPGEDGLPGEKGQKGDPGRPGPPGESTYTTVSGASYALQGPPGSRGVPGDKGEKGDRGFPGDRGFEGGQGTPGYPGSPGPEGMPGMKGPKGDPGKPGKTGTPGEYGQPGGQGRTGFKGDKGEPGKSCNCGGGVLGAHGRLADLPFVAFSAALANRILNALENTIVTYNIVHTNVGRAYDMTTGKFAPSIRGYYVLAFSGMTTSVKDSAYWSRLMLNGEPVISLYDKSLGEHLSSSNSAILLLKPGDEVWVELDARSSMWGDYTGYVTFSGYLIHHVSHDINGDFVRDFDDERRRLAESVAAEEDSCSTPCTNITVLASAGPPGPKGAMGPRGLREKIYKKDTVLLYLKDVCLDVTGEPGLCELVRGDGGGGYGGAMGPAKISCAPGKPNVTGRPGKNGEQGPPGAPGRRGPKGDPGQTGVRGFPGIEGPPGEKGDRGWMGLQGMPGEKGKKGDQGQAGENGRAGVPGPPGVGSPGQKGDKGEPGVQGPPGVPGPAAATGPSNVVQGPPGSRGLTGDKGEKGDRGARGRQGVPGYPGRPGQSGVSGRKGDPGKPGATGKNGQPGNQGQKGEAGWPCRSTCPGGPGPQAAVPADVPFVAFSAVLANRVLNVPENTIVTYNSVITNAGNAYDEITGKFAPSVPGYYMFTFSGMTTSVKGSAYWSRLTKNGKPIISVYDKSLGEHLSSSNSAILLLKPGDEVWVELDARSSMWGGYTGYVTFSGYLIHHV is encoded by the exons ATGGATTCCAGTGCTCACAGACAACCAAAGCCCCCTACACACGCTTCAAGTCCAAGCCAAGTAACACTCTCGTCTCCAAGAATATGCTGTTCCTCTGCCAAACAGAGTTGGAGCGTTTTCATGTATCCGATGACATATATTCACTCTCACTGCATTGCTACAATGGCCGAGACCGTGGCAAAGTTGGCACTGAAGTATGCGGTTTTGTTTTCCCTTCTCTTTTATCGGTGGGACGTTTTGGCATCACGTGAAGTTGTGGAGAAGGGGACGTGCTCCAAACCCTGCACAAACATCACTGTCGTGGCCGAACCCGGACCCAAGGGGGACGTCGGCCCGAAAG GTGAAACGGGACCGCACGGGGCACGGGGTCCGAGGGGCGAGCGCGGCAGGATGGGGCTGGTGGGAGCGGTCGGACCTCCAGGCGCACCGGGACGAACGGGCACCACCGGGCGGCCTGGCGAGAAGGGAGAGCCGGGACCACCCGGTCTGAAGGGCGTGGAGGGTGACCAGGGACCGCCAGGAGGGTACGGCGCGACCGGAACACCTGGTAACCAGGGACAACCAGGTGCTCAGGGATCACCTGGTCCGTCGGGAAGTAAAGGAATGCCAGGTGATCAGGGCTTACCTGGCGAGAAAGGTGAGAAAGGCGAACTAGGTGTTCAAGGTCTACCTGGATGGAAGGGAACTAAAGGAGACACAGGTGACCCGGGATCACCTGGTGAGAAGGGAGAAAAGGGATCACCAGGTGTTGAAGGTTCACCTGGACCACCGGGTCCTCCAGGTGCGGGCTTACCTGGGGAGAAGGGTAACAAAGGAGAACCAGGGCAAGGACAAGCCAACCCAATGGCATTGTCCTTCCTCACACCTGGCGCACCTGGTTCTAGAGGACTACCTGGGGAAAAGGGAAACAAAGGTGACACTGGACAAACAGGTGCGGATGGTTCACCTGGACCATCTGGGCCGGCAGGGGTCAGAGGATTACCCGGGTTTAAGGGAGAACAAGGTGACCCCGGGGAGGCAGGTGAGGCCGGTCCATCTGGACAGAAGGGGAGTAAAGGTGACACTGGAAAAACGGGGCCAAGTGGACTATCGTTTGCAGCGGGCCCACCTGGTTTAAGGGGCTTACCTGGACAAAAGGGAAATAGGGGCGCAGCTGGTCAAGCTGGTGTGAACGGAGTACCAGGTGCGCCTGGGGAGCCAGGTGCAGGCTTACGTGGTGAGAAGGGTATGAAAGGTGACCCAGGAGAAACAGGTGGAGCTGGCTCACCTGGTACACCAGGTGTGAAAGGAGACAAAGGAGACCCAGGTGAAATCAGCGAGAGGACGCTGTCTCTCCTGCAGTCAGAGTCGGTTGGTCCCCGGCCGGCACCAGGGGGAGAGAAAGGTGAGAAAGGTGCATCTGGCAAGCCAGGTGCGAGAGGATCACCTGGTATCCCCGGACATCCAGGTGTGCAAGGTCGGCCAGGCGTCGGCTTAACTGGCGAGAAGGGTGCCAAAGGCGACCCCGGCAGGAAAGGGGAGGCAGGTAGAACAGGTGAGCGTGGGGCGAAGGGCTCGGCAGGTGCCCCGGGTTCAGCTGGGGACAAAGGTAGTAAAGGTGAGCAGGGCAAGACAGGTTATCCCGGGTTACCTGGCCGATTAGGTGATGAAGGAAAGCCGGGGTATAAAGGTGATACAGGTGTGCCAGGACCTCCAGGTGTACAGGGACCACCAGGTGAAAGAGGAACACCTGTCAAAGGAGATAAAGGTGACAAAGGCAGACCAGGTGAAACAGGTGCACCAGGTGCAAACGGACAACCAGGTATATCGGGACAAAAGGGAGACAAAGGTGATGCAGGTAGGTCCTGTGAGTCGTCTTGTACAGGTGTGCTTGGACATGCTGGCCAGCTGGGGGATGCGCCTGTCGTGGCGTTCTCCGCGACTTTGAAAGTCCGCATTCTGAACGCCCCGGAAAACACAGTAGTAACGTTCGACATGGTCCACACCAACGTGGGCAACGCTTACGAGAAGAAAACGGGGAAGTTCAAACCCCCTGTTAGCGGGATCTACATGTTCTCGTTCTCCGGCATGACTACACGTGTGGAGGGCTCCGCCTACTGGAGCCGACTGAAGAAGAACGGCGAGGCGATCGTCAGCCTGTACGACAGGTCAAACGGCGACCACCTGTCGAGTAGCAATAGCGCCATCTTGCGGCTGCAGCCTGGGGACGAGGTTTGGGTGGAGCTGGACGGGCGGTCCTCCATGTGGAGCGACCCTGGCGGCTACGTCTCGTTCTCAGGATACTTGATCCATCATATA gtgaaaatgaaccTAGCTTCGGAGCCGTCCCTGGGatgtcccgtgtttggggagagccacacctcgagcaacTTAAAGAAGCCATCGCACTTTTTATCGAAGAGAGGaggggtccttcccgat TTGCTACTACTGGTGTTTGATTTCTCTAAAATAATGATAGAGATCATCTATACAGAGGGTCTCCTTGGAGTGAACATGTTGAGG gtattttcttttcaagGACACGTTAAGCGTCTTAACGTGACCAAGGGTAGTCGCACACCCGCACTGCCCGTCAAAATGGCCGGGCTAGCAGGGCTGATGATGGTAAAGCTCGTTACGATGGCTTATCTTCTCGTAAACCGAGGCTGTGCCGTTATGTCAGCATCCCAAGTAGACGAGCAGGGGACTTGTTCCAAACCCTGCACCAACATTACTGTGGTGGCTTCGCCTGGACAGAAGGGAGATATGGGGCTAAGAG GGGAGCCCGGAGCACAAGGACCTCTTGGCGTAAAAGGAAAGAAAGGCGACCGCGGCAGTATGGGGCTGGTGGGGCCGATAGGCATTCCAGGTGCTCAAGGAAACCCAGGTGATGTTGGTGCGTCAGGTGAGAAGGGAGAGCGGGGACTGAAAGGCATATATGGACCACCTGGTCGGAAAGGTGATACAGGTGACCCAGGTGACCCAGGTGTGCGGGGATTTCCTGGAGTGAAAGGCCCGCCAGGTGAGAAAGGATCTCCGGGTTGGCTAGGTCTCCCGGGTAGACCTGGCAAGAAAGGAGGCAAAGGCGACCCGGGGCGGAGAGGTGCGAACGGACAGGCAGGTGTGCCGGGGCCGCCAGGTGTAGGCTCACCTGGACGGAAGGGAGAGAAGGGCGAGCCAGGAAGAACAAGCGCCGCCGGAGCGTCATCTCTTGTTATTCCGGGACCACCTGGTTCCATAGGATTACCTGGAGAAAAGGGAGATAAAGGCACGCCTGGGAGAACTGGTGCGGTTGGGCTACCTGGTATCCCAGGGCGACCAGGTGAGGGCGTGACTGGGAAAAAGGGAGCAAAAGGTGATGAGGGGAAAATCGGCGCCACCGGAGTACCTGGAGAAAAGGGCGAGAAAGGTGTGGAGGGAAGGACCGGCCCTCCAGGCTTACCTGGGCAGGATGGCGTGGCAGGTGAGAAGGGAGAGAAAGGTGAGCCTGCTGAGGTGAGAACAACTCGGGTGCGTGGTGTCCCAGGTGAGGATGGTTTACCTGGAGAGAAGGGACAGAAAGGTGATCCCGGCAGACCAGGACCGCCGGGCGAGTCAACCTACACAACAGTGAGCGGCGCGTCGTACGCGCTGCAAGGACCACCTGGATCTAGGGGGGTGCCGGGAGACAAGGGGGAGAAAGGCGACAGGGGGTTCCCTGGTGACAGGGGGTTCGAGGGCGGACAGGGAACACCTGGTTATCCGGGCTCACCTGGACCTGAAGGTATGCCAGGTATGAAGGGACCTAAAGGTGACCCAGGAAAGCCAGGTAAGACAGGTACACCGGGTGAATATGGTCAACCAGGTGGTCAGGGGAGGACAGGGTTCAAAGGCGACAAGGGCGAGCCGGGAAAGTCGTGCAACTGTGGAGGGGGGGTGTTGGGCGCGCACGGCCGCTTGGCGGACTTACCGTTCGTGGCGTTCTCCGCCGCTTTAGCCAACCGCATCCTCAACGCCCTGGAAAACACGATCGTGACGTACAACATCGTCCACACCAACGTGGGGAGGGCGTACGACATGACAACGGGGAAGTTCGCGCCTTCCATACGGGGGTACTACGTGTTGGCGTTCTCCGGCATGACGACAAGCGTGAAGGACTCCGCCTACTGGAGCCGGCTGATGCTGAACGGAGAACCTGTCATCAGCCTGTACGACAAGTCGCTCGGTGAGCATCTCTCCAGCAGTAACAGCGCCATCTTGTTACTGAAGCCTGGGGACGAGGTTTGGGTGGAGCTGGACGCTCGGTCCTCCATGTGGGGGGACTACACGGGTTACGTCACGTTCTCAGGGTACCTCATCCACCATGTA TCTCACGACATCAACGGAGATTTTGTAAGAGATTTCGACGACGAACGGCGTCGGCTGGCAGAAAGTGTG GCGGCAGAGGAAGACTCCTGTTCCACACCTTGTACCAACATCACCGTGCTGGCTTCAGCCGGGCCGCCCGGACCTAAAGGGGCCATGGGGCCGAGAGGCCTCAGGG AAAAGATATATAAGAAGGACACAGTGCTGCTTTATCTCAAAGACGTTTGTTTGGATGTAACAGGTGAGCCGGGACTGTGTGAGCTGGTACGAGGGGACGGAGGAGGGGGATATGGCGGCGCGATGGGGCCGGCCAAGATTTCATGTGCTCCGGGAAAGCCAAATGTGACAGGACGCCCAGGTAAAAATGGAGAGCAAGGCCCGCCAGGTGCACCTGGTCGACGTGGTCCCAAGGGAGATCCAGGTCAGACAGGTGTGCGGGGGTTTCCTGGAATAGAGGGCCCGCCAGGTGAGAAGGGGGATCGAGGATGGATGGGTCTCCAGGGAATGCCTGGtgagaaaggaaagaaaggtgACCAGGGACAAGCAGGTGAGAACGGACGGGCAGGTGTGCCGGGACCGCCAGGTGTGGGATCACCTGGACAGAAGGGAGACAAGGGGGAGCCAGGTGTGCAGGGTCCGCCAGGTGTACCAGGTCCTGCAGCTGCGACTGGACCGTCAAACGTCGTACAGGGGCCGCCCGGGTCGCGAGGTCTCACGGGAGACAAGGGAGAGAAGGGCGACAGGGGGGCTCGTGGTAGACAGGGTGTACCTGGTTACCCGGGCAGACCTGGGCAATCAGGTGTGTCAGGTCGTAAAGGTGATCCAGGAAAACCAGGCGCGACAGGTAAAAATGGACAACCAGGTAACCAGGGGCAGAAGGGTGAGGCTGGCTGGCCCTGCCGGTCGACTTGTCCCGGGGGACCTGGTCCGCAAGCAGCGGTACCGGCAGACGTACCGTTCGTCGCGTTCTCCGCCGTCCTAGCCAACCGCGTCCTCAACGTCCCCGAAAACACGATCGTGACGTACAACTCCGTCATCACGAACGCCGGAAACGCTTACGACGAGATTACGGGAAAGTTCGCGCCTTCCGTTCCAGGGTACTACATGTTCACGTTCTCCGGGATGACGACTAGCGTGAAGGGCTCCGCCTACTGGAGTCGGCTGACAAAGAACGGAAAGCCGATCATCAGCGTGTACGACAAGTCGCTCGGAGAACATCTCTCTAGCAGTAACAGCGCCATCTTGTTACTGAAGCCTGGGGACGAGGTCTGGGTGGAGCTGGACGCTCGGTCCTCCATGTGGGGGGGCTACACGGGTTACGTCACGTTCTCAGGGTACCTCATCCACCATGTATAA
- the LOC118428441 gene encoding complement C1q-like protein 3 yields the protein MVETLKKSRLITSAASCCVILCFVCLCLCNAAEEDSCSTPCTNITVLAPAGPPGPKGAMGPRGLRGRWGIHQQADRSKSRPGPAGEKGARGARGKKGDPGAAGSPGVKGQKGEPGSAGAKGERGQPGMPCTEGSNCNTVSDTVPGASFVAFSATLRVRILNAPENTIVTFDIVHTNVGNAYNKTTGKFAPQVSGYYMLTYTGMTTSVVGSAYWSRLKKNGEEIVSLYDRSNGDHISSCNSAILQLQPGDEVWVELDGRSSMWSDPGGYVSFSGFLIHPD from the exons ATGGTGGAGACCTTGAAAAAATCTCGACTCATTACGAGCGCGGCAAGCTGTTGTGTTATCCTCTGTTtcgtctgtttgtgtttgtgtaacGCGGCAGAGGAAGACTCCTGCTCCACACCGTGTACCAACATCACCGTGCTGGCTCCAGCCGGGCCGCCCGGACCTAAAGGGGCCATGGGGCCGAGAGGCCTCAGGG GCCGGTGGGGCATACATCAACAAGCTGACAGAAGTAAGTCTCGGCCTGGCCCCGCAGGTGAGAAAGGTGCGAGGGGTGCCCGGGGTAAGAAAGGTGATCCAGGTGCTGCAGGATCTCCAGGTGTGAAGGGACAGAAAGGTGAGCCAGGCTCGGCAGGTGCGAAAGGAGAGAGAGGACAACCCGGGATGCCCTGTACGGAAGGGTCGAACTGTAACACCGTGTCCGACACTGTACCTGGCGCCAGTTTCGTGGCGTTCTCCGCTACTTTGAGAGTCCGGATTCTGAACGCTCCAGAAAACACGATAGTAACGTTCGACATCGTTCACACCAACGTGGGCAACGCTTACAACAAGACAACCGGGAAGTTCGCGCCTCAGGTGAGCGGTTACTACATGTTGACATACACGGGGATGACCACGAGCGTGGTGGGGTCCGCCTACTGGAGCCGGCTGAAGAAGAACGGAGAAGAGATCGTCAGTCTGTACGACAGGTCGAACGGAGACCATATCTCCAGCTGCAACAGCGCCATCCTGCAGCTGCAGCCTGGGGACGAGGTTTGGGTGGAGCTGGACGGGCGGTCCTCCATGTGGAGCGACCCTGGCGGCTACGTCTCGTTCTCAGGGTTCCTTATCCATCCAGATTAG
- the LOC118428540 gene encoding complement C1q and tumor necrosis factor-related protein 9-like encodes MKIAVLVSLLLVLRTFAALETDQGGVCSRQLNNSQNITVVAAPGAKGEPGTKGPQGPKGEPGERAPRGAPGKLGPVGPAGEKGDKGEQGPAGEKGAPGTSPPAPPVVAFSVARTSSLQKPSSDTTLTYDVVLSNVGGTYNQETGKFVATVGGVYFFTFTGMTPRSTSNYYVRLMKNGARMVSLYASNGGNPNHQSSSNSAILQLQPGDEVWVQLHKGHSLFSDGSRYLTFSGFLVHAT; translated from the exons ATGAAGATTGCTGTGCTGGTTTCCCTCCTTCTCGTCCTCCGCACCTTTGCGGCACTGGAGACAGACCAGGGCGGCGTCTGCTCCCGTCAACTCAACAACAGTCAGAACATCACGGTGGTGGCGGCGCCTGGAGCCAAGGGCGAGCCGGGGACTAAGGGACCGCAAG GACCAAAAGGGGAGCCAGGTGAGAGAGCTCCAAGAGGCGCGCCAGGTAAGCTGGGTCCGGTCGGACCAGCAGGTGAGAAGGGAGATAAAGGTGAACAGGGACCGGCAGGTGAGAAGGGAGCACCTGGTACCAGCCCACCTGCTCCACCTGTCGTGGCGTTTTCCGTGGCAAGGACGAGCAGTCTTCAGAAACCTTCGTCCGACACTACACTGACGTATGACGTCGTCCTTAGCAACGTGGGTGGGACCTACAACCAGGAGACGGGGAAGTTTGTGGCTACAGTCGGAGGCGTCTACTTCTTCACCTTTACTGGTATGACGCCGCGTTCCACTTCCAACTATTACGTCCGTCTAATGAAGAATGGTGCACGGATGGTTAGTCTGTACGCGAGCAACGGCGGAAACCCCAATCACCAGTCCAGCAGTAACAGCGCTATCCTGCAGCTGCAGCCTGGGGACGAGGTTTGGGTGCAGCTGCACAAGGGTCACAGTTTGTTCAGTGATGGCAGTAGGTACCTCACGTTCAGTGGGTTCCTCGTTCACGCTACTTGA